One Algihabitans albus genomic region harbors:
- a CDS encoding TIGR00282 family metallophosphoesterase yields MRVAFLGDIVGRAGRKAVVEQLPGLRRQLDLDFVVVNGENAAGGFGITESICQDLFAAGVDAVSGGNHSWDQREALSFIEREPRLLRPVNYPAGTPGRGAATFEARRGRKVLLINVMGRLFMDPLDDPFATVERELSRYTLGATVDFILVDVHAEASSEKMAMSHVLDGRVSLVVGTHTHVPTADAMILAGGTAYQTDAGMCGDYDSVIGVQKESSIDRFTRKLPTARMQPAEGPATLCGVFVETDDRTGLARRIEPIRVGGKLKQALPETALAAE; encoded by the coding sequence ATGCGCGTCGCATTCTTGGGCGATATCGTTGGACGGGCCGGACGCAAGGCCGTGGTCGAGCAACTCCCCGGTCTCCGGCGGCAGCTCGATCTCGACTTCGTCGTGGTCAACGGAGAGAACGCGGCCGGCGGCTTCGGCATCACCGAGAGCATCTGCCAGGACCTCTTCGCGGCCGGCGTCGATGCCGTCAGCGGCGGCAACCACTCCTGGGATCAGCGCGAGGCTCTCTCCTTCATCGAGCGCGAGCCCAGGCTGCTGCGCCCGGTCAACTACCCCGCCGGCACGCCCGGCCGTGGCGCCGCGACCTTCGAGGCGCGGCGGGGCCGCAAGGTGCTGCTGATCAACGTCATGGGCCGGCTGTTCATGGACCCGCTCGACGACCCTTTCGCCACGGTCGAGCGGGAGCTCTCGCGTTACACCCTCGGCGCCACGGTCGACTTTATTCTGGTCGACGTCCATGCCGAGGCCAGCAGCGAGAAGATGGCCATGTCCCATGTCCTGGATGGCCGGGTCTCCCTGGTCGTGGGCACCCACACGCACGTGCCGACGGCCGATGCCATGATCCTGGCGGGCGGTACGGCCTATCAGACCGATGCGGGGATGTGCGGCGACTACGATTCGGTGATCGGCGTGCAGAAGGAGAGTTCGATCGACCGCTTTACCAGGAAGTTGCCGACGGCGCGCATGCAGCCGGCCGAGGGGCCGGCAACGCTCTGCGGTGTCTTCGTCGAGACCGATGACCGCACGGGCCTGGCCCGCAGGATCGAACCGATCCGCGTCGGCGGAAAACTGAAGCAGGCCCTGCCGGAAACCGCCTTGGCGGCGGAGTAG
- a CDS encoding YebC/PmpR family DNA-binding transcriptional regulator, producing MAGHSQFKNIMFRKGAQDKKRAKEFARLSREITIAAKSGLPEPDKNPRLRAAIQAARGANMPKDNIERAIAKATGGDDGSDLTEVRYEGYGPGGVAVIVEALTDNRNRTASEVRAAFSKHGGNLGETNSVSFMFNQVGQLIFPLEVGSPDDVFEAAVEAGAEDVVSSDEAHEILCQVEAFAEVREALSERFGHPREAGLTWKPASTTPIQDEDQAGKLVRLLGVLDDNDDVQQVAANFEIADEVLERLTA from the coding sequence ATGGCAGGTCATTCCCAATTTAAGAACATCATGTTCCGCAAAGGCGCGCAGGACAAGAAGCGTGCCAAGGAATTCGCCCGTCTGAGCCGCGAGATTACGATCGCGGCCAAGTCCGGCTTGCCGGAGCCGGACAAGAATCCGCGATTGCGCGCGGCGATTCAGGCCGCTCGCGGCGCGAACATGCCGAAGGACAATATCGAGCGGGCCATCGCCAAGGCGACCGGCGGCGACGACGGCAGCGATCTGACCGAGGTTCGTTACGAAGGCTACGGCCCGGGCGGGGTGGCGGTGATCGTCGAGGCCTTGACCGACAACCGTAACCGCACGGCGTCGGAAGTCCGGGCCGCCTTCTCCAAGCACGGCGGCAACCTCGGCGAAACCAACTCGGTTTCCTTCATGTTCAATCAGGTCGGCCAGTTGATCTTCCCGCTGGAGGTCGGCAGCCCCGATGACGTCTTCGAAGCCGCCGTCGAGGCCGGCGCGGAAGACGTGGTCAGCAGCGATGAGGCGCACGAGATTCTCTGTCAGGTCGAGGCCTTCGCCGAGGTCCGCGAGGCCTTGAGCGAGCGTTTCGGGCATCCGCGCGAAGCGGGGCTGACTTGGAAGCCGGCGAGCACGACGCCGATCCAGGACGAGGATCAGGCCGGTAAGCTGGTCCGCTTGCTGGGCGTGCTCGACGACAACGACGATGTCCAGCAGGTCGCGGCCAACTTCGAAATCGCCGACGAAGTCCTGGAGCGTCTCACCGCGTGA
- the ruvC gene encoding crossover junction endodeoxyribonuclease RuvC, with protein sequence MRVIGLDPGLRQTGWGVIEAEGSRLAHVANGVVRSDGALDLARRLVQLKQGIEAVFAEFAPEQAAVEETLANQNPGSTLKLGMARGVALLVPALVGIPVAEYLPMIVKKSVVGTGHAKKDQVEMMVGRLLPGCEIATPDAADALAVAICHAHMAATGAAWSLGRADPLARQPESGARRRGPGGARRVVGGAAS encoded by the coding sequence ATGCGTGTGATCGGGCTCGATCCCGGACTGCGCCAGACCGGATGGGGAGTGATCGAGGCGGAGGGCAGCCGGCTCGCTCACGTCGCCAACGGCGTGGTGCGCTCCGACGGCGCGCTCGATCTCGCCCGGCGCCTGGTTCAGTTGAAGCAGGGGATCGAGGCGGTCTTCGCCGAGTTCGCGCCGGAACAGGCGGCGGTCGAGGAGACCTTGGCCAACCAGAACCCGGGATCGACGCTGAAGCTCGGCATGGCGCGCGGCGTCGCGTTGCTGGTGCCGGCGCTGGTCGGGATCCCGGTGGCCGAGTATCTGCCGATGATCGTCAAGAAATCCGTGGTCGGAACGGGCCATGCCAAGAAGGATCAGGTCGAGATGATGGTCGGCCGGCTGCTGCCGGGTTGCGAGATCGCAACGCCCGATGCCGCCGACGCCCTGGCGGTCGCGATCTGCCACGCGCACATGGCGGCGACCGGGGCGGCCTGGAGCCTGGGGCGGGCCGATCCGCTCGCGCGTCAACCCGAGTCCGGAGCGCGTCGGCGCGGACCCGGCGGGGCTCGGCGCGTGGTCGGAGGGGCCGCCTCATGA
- the ruvA gene encoding Holliday junction branch migration protein RuvA — translation MIGKLTGLVDTVEEDRCLIDVGGVGYLVFASAATLGRLQAGQGAALLIETHVREDHIHLFGFAERGEREWFRLLSTVQGVGARVALAILSVLSPDQLATAVAAQDKAAVARANGVGPKLAGRIVTELKDKAGALVFHGSSQTAPSAGAAANGAAPAGDALAQRAEDAISALVNLGYKRSEAFTAVAAASRDLGGEAGLDALIRAGLKELAL, via the coding sequence ATGATCGGTAAGCTGACCGGCCTGGTCGATACGGTTGAGGAAGACCGCTGCCTGATCGATGTGGGCGGTGTCGGCTACCTGGTGTTCGCCTCCGCCGCGACGCTGGGGCGGCTACAGGCCGGTCAGGGCGCTGCGCTGCTGATCGAGACCCACGTGCGCGAAGATCATATCCATCTCTTCGGCTTTGCCGAGCGCGGGGAACGGGAGTGGTTCCGCCTGCTTTCGACGGTTCAGGGCGTCGGCGCCCGGGTCGCGCTCGCGATCCTCTCGGTGCTCTCGCCGGATCAGCTCGCGACGGCGGTCGCGGCCCAGGACAAGGCCGCCGTGGCACGGGCCAATGGCGTCGGTCCGAAGCTGGCCGGCCGGATCGTCACGGAGCTGAAGGACAAGGCCGGCGCCCTGGTGTTCCACGGCAGCTCCCAGACTGCCCCGAGCGCCGGCGCCGCGGCCAACGGAGCGGCCCCCGCCGGTGATGCTCTGGCGCAGCGCGCCGAGGATGCGATCTCCGCCCTTGTCAATCTCGGCTACAAGCGGAGCGAAGCCTTCACCGCCGTCGCGGCGGCTAGCCGCGATCTGGGCGGCGAAGCCGGCCTGGATGCCCTGATCCGGGCGGGTCTCAAGGAGCTGGCGCTGTGA
- the ruvB gene encoding Holliday junction branch migration DNA helicase RuvB, producing the protein MVSPEYSGEQDAGGELSLRPQALEDFVGQAQLRANLRIFIEAAKTRDEALDHVLFHGPPGLGKTTLAQIVARELGVGFRATSGPVIARAGDLAAILTNLQPRDVLFIDEIHRLAPAVEEILYPAMEDFELDIIIGEGPAARSVRIDLPPFTLIGATTRSGLITRPLRERFGIPLRLQFYTPEELQLIVGRGARVLSMPLTSDGAGEIARRSRGTPRVAGRLLRRVRDFAAVEDAGEVDAAIADGALQRLEVDARGLDAMDRRYLGCLAQNYGGGPVGAETLAAALSEQRDVIEEVIEPYLLQQGLLQRTPRGRMLTRSGFGYLGLEAPRALVEQLDLLGGGDAPEGEGSSEDSGEEAQV; encoded by the coding sequence ATGGTCAGTCCGGAGTACTCCGGCGAGCAGGACGCGGGCGGTGAGCTTTCGCTGCGCCCGCAAGCCCTGGAGGACTTCGTCGGGCAGGCGCAGTTGAGAGCCAATTTGCGTATCTTCATCGAGGCCGCCAAGACGCGCGACGAAGCGCTCGACCATGTGCTCTTCCACGGGCCGCCCGGGCTCGGCAAGACCACCCTGGCGCAGATCGTGGCGCGCGAACTGGGCGTCGGGTTCCGCGCCACCAGCGGCCCGGTGATCGCGCGCGCCGGCGACCTGGCGGCAATTCTGACCAACCTGCAGCCGCGCGATGTGCTCTTTATCGACGAGATCCATCGCCTGGCTCCGGCAGTGGAGGAAATCCTCTATCCGGCCATGGAGGATTTCGAGCTCGACATCATCATCGGGGAGGGACCGGCGGCGCGCTCGGTGCGCATCGACCTGCCGCCCTTCACCCTGATCGGGGCGACCACGCGATCCGGGCTGATTACCCGCCCGCTGCGCGAGCGCTTCGGGATCCCCTTGCGTCTCCAGTTCTACACTCCGGAGGAACTGCAGCTGATCGTCGGGCGCGGCGCCCGCGTGCTGAGCATGCCGCTCACCTCGGACGGCGCCGGGGAAATCGCCCGCCGCTCCCGCGGCACGCCGCGCGTCGCCGGCCGGCTGTTGCGCCGCGTGCGCGACTTCGCCGCCGTCGAGGACGCCGGGGAGGTCGATGCCGCCATCGCTGACGGAGCCTTGCAGCGTCTGGAGGTGGATGCCCGCGGCCTCGATGCCATGGACCGCCGCTACCTGGGGTGCCTAGCGCAGAACTATGGCGGTGGGCCGGTCGGGGCCGAGACCCTTGCCGCCGCGCTGTCGGAGCAGCGCGACGTGATCGAGGAGGTGATCGAGCCCTACCTGCTACAGCAGGGTCTGCTGCAGCGGACGCCGCGCGGACGCATGCTGACGCGCAGCGGTTTCGGCTACCTGGGGCTGGAGGCGCCGCGCGCGTTGGTCGAGCAGCTCGACCTCCTGGGCGGAGGGGATGCGCCGGAGGGCGAGGGCTCGAGCGAGGACTCGGGCGAGGAGGCGCAGGTTTGA
- the ybgC gene encoding tol-pal system-associated acyl-CoA thioesterase, with the protein MRPDADLIPASGRFEGGDHLLPLRVYYEDTDAAGIVYYANYLKFAERARSELLRLLDIDQIALRDRDGLAFAVRGASVDYVSPARLEDLLYVRSRLTQLGGAALSARQRVEREGRLLADIRVRVACLRLSDGRPGRIPPQIRQTLAPFCQPET; encoded by the coding sequence TTGAGGCCCGACGCCGACCTGATCCCCGCCTCCGGCCGCTTCGAGGGGGGCGACCACCTTTTGCCGTTGCGGGTCTATTACGAGGATACCGACGCGGCCGGCATCGTGTATTACGCCAACTACCTGAAATTCGCCGAGCGGGCGCGCAGCGAGCTGCTGCGCCTGCTCGATATCGATCAGATCGCGCTGCGCGATCGGGACGGCCTGGCCTTCGCCGTACGGGGCGCCAGCGTCGACTACGTCAGTCCCGCACGTCTGGAGGACTTGCTGTACGTACGTTCGCGCCTGACGCAATTGGGCGGTGCGGCCCTCTCGGCGCGCCAGAGAGTGGAGCGTGAGGGGCGGCTGCTGGCGGATATCCGAGTGCGGGTCGCCTGTCTGCGTTTATCCGATGGCAGACCTGGCCGAATTCCGCCACAGATCCGCCAAACCCTAGCGCCATTTTGTCAACCGGAAACCTAG
- the tolQ gene encoding protein TolQ, whose translation MENEAVQVIGAAADAHDLSPWGLFLMADIVVKFVMLLLVVASVWTWAIIFDKGVRLRRLRRKAEQFEDNFWSGGSLDQLYDRLGDSANDPQSAVFMAAMREWRRSSARGSRIDGEHGMAVRDRIERVMDLTIGREMERLEKQMTFLASVGSSAPFIGLFGTVWGIMNAFTSIAAEANTSLTVVAPGIAEALFATALGLVAAIPATIGFNKLNSDLTRYGQRLESFAGEFSSILSRQIEEAA comes from the coding sequence ATGGAGAACGAAGCGGTTCAGGTCATCGGCGCGGCCGCAGACGCGCACGACTTGTCGCCGTGGGGGCTTTTCCTCATGGCCGACATCGTCGTCAAGTTTGTGATGCTGTTGCTGGTCGTCGCGTCGGTATGGACCTGGGCGATCATTTTCGACAAGGGCGTGCGCCTGCGCCGGCTGCGCCGCAAGGCGGAGCAGTTCGAGGACAACTTCTGGTCCGGCGGTTCGCTGGATCAGCTCTACGATCGCCTCGGCGACAGTGCCAACGATCCGCAGTCGGCGGTCTTCATGGCGGCGATGCGCGAGTGGCGCCGCTCGAGCGCCCGGGGCAGCCGGATCGACGGTGAGCACGGCATGGCGGTGCGCGACCGCATCGAGCGCGTCATGGATCTGACGATCGGTCGCGAGATGGAGCGGCTGGAAAAGCAGATGACCTTTTTGGCGTCGGTCGGCTCTTCCGCCCCCTTCATCGGGTTGTTCGGCACGGTCTGGGGCATCATGAACGCCTTTACCTCGATCGCGGCCGAGGCCAATACCTCGCTCACAGTGGTGGCGCCTGGCATTGCCGAGGCGCTCTTCGCCACCGCTCTCGGCCTGGTCGCCGCCATCCCGGCGACGATCGGCTTCAACAAATTGAACAGCGATTTGACTCGCTACGGTCAGCGGCTGGAGTCCTTCGCCGGCGAGTTCTCGTCGATCCTTTCCCGGCAAATCGAAGAAGCGGCTTAA
- the tolR gene encoding protein TolR has protein sequence MAATLMKRTQQSAAHRRRRGRWSPMSEINVTPFVDVMLVLLIVFMVTAPLLTVGVPVDLPQTQAQNISEPVEPLVVTVDAQGAVYVQETPVELGVLVPRLVAITENNPETRIYIRGDRSLQYGTVMQVMSTINAAGFSRVALIAELPPPEPVTE, from the coding sequence ATGGCTGCGACCTTGATGAAGCGCACGCAACAGAGCGCTGCCCACCGCCGCCGGCGCGGCCGCTGGTCGCCGATGAGCGAGATCAACGTGACTCCCTTCGTCGACGTCATGCTGGTGCTGCTGATCGTCTTCATGGTGACCGCACCGCTGCTGACTGTCGGCGTGCCGGTCGATCTGCCCCAGACCCAGGCCCAGAACATCTCGGAACCGGTCGAGCCGCTGGTCGTCACGGTCGACGCCCAGGGCGCCGTCTACGTCCAGGAAACGCCCGTCGAACTCGGCGTTCTGGTTCCCCGTTTGGTGGCCATCACCGAGAACAATCCGGAGACGCGAATCTACATTCGCGGCGACCGCAGTCTGCAATACGGAACCGTGATGCAAGTCATGAGCACGATCAACGCCGCCGGTTTCTCGCGCGTCGCCTTGATCGCCGAGTTGCCGCCCCCGGAACCGGTGACCGAGTAG
- the tolB gene encoding Tol-Pal system beta propeller repeat protein TolB has translation MSVRRFSFAPFAASNPLRSLCVALGAVFGLGSAVAPAQAQLTVDIVQGFAEPLPVAVTDFHSGSPEQAQLGADIAKVISDNLARSGLFVPIDQRAFIQDAASIQNGPRFADWRLINAKALVGGGVEITPDGRLRVFYRLWDVLAEREMTGLGYTTTQSNWRRIAHIISDAIYKRMTGEDGYFDTRLVYVAESGPQDRRVKRLAIMDQDGANHQFLTEGQHLVLTPRFSPTTQEITYLSYENNRPRVYLLDLQTGRREVLGDFPGMTFAPRFSSDGNKVVMSMADAGNSDIYTMDLRTRQVQQLTRSPAIDTSPSYAPDGSRVVFNSDRGGSQQLYVMNADGSDVRRISFGQGRYATPVWSPRGDLIAFTRMHQGTFYIGVMKPDGQGERMLASGFLVESPTWAPNGRVMSFYRTERATSQGQQRTRLYTIDLTGFNEREVITPLDASDPAWSPLIP, from the coding sequence ATCTCAGTCCGCCGTTTTTCTTTTGCACCTTTCGCCGCCAGCAACCCGCTGCGCTCCCTCTGCGTCGCCCTCGGCGCGGTTTTCGGTCTCGGCTCGGCCGTCGCGCCGGCCCAGGCGCAGCTCACGGTCGATATCGTTCAGGGCTTTGCCGAGCCCCTGCCGGTCGCCGTGACCGACTTTCACTCGGGGAGTCCGGAGCAGGCGCAGCTCGGCGCCGATATCGCCAAGGTGATCTCCGACAACCTGGCGCGTTCGGGCCTCTTCGTGCCGATCGACCAGCGTGCGTTCATCCAGGATGCCGCGAGCATCCAGAACGGGCCGCGCTTCGCCGACTGGCGGCTGATCAACGCCAAGGCCCTGGTCGGCGGCGGCGTGGAGATCACGCCGGACGGCCGCCTGCGCGTCTTCTACCGTTTGTGGGACGTCCTGGCGGAACGGGAAATGACCGGCTTGGGCTACACCACGACCCAGTCGAACTGGCGGCGCATTGCCCACATCATCTCCGACGCGATCTACAAGCGCATGACCGGCGAGGACGGCTATTTCGACACCCGCCTGGTCTATGTCGCCGAAAGCGGGCCACAGGACCGCCGGGTCAAACGGCTGGCGATCATGGATCAGGACGGGGCCAACCATCAGTTCCTGACCGAGGGCCAGCACTTGGTTCTGACGCCGCGCTTCTCGCCGACGACTCAGGAAATCACCTACTTGTCCTACGAGAACAACAGGCCCCGAGTGTATTTGCTAGATCTTCAAACCGGGCGCCGGGAGGTCTTGGGGGATTTTCCGGGTATGACTTTCGCGCCGCGGTTTTCCTCTGACGGCAATAAGGTCGTTATGTCGATGGCCGATGCTGGGAACAGTGATATCTACACGATGGATCTGCGGACCCGACAGGTTCAGCAGCTCACCAGGAGTCCGGCGATCGACACCTCGCCCTCCTATGCGCCCGACGGGTCGCGCGTGGTCTTCAACTCCGACCGGGGCGGGTCCCAGCAGCTCTATGTCATGAACGCCGACGGCTCCGACGTGCGGCGCATTTCCTTCGGCCAGGGCCGCTACGCGACTCCGGTCTGGTCGCCGCGCGGCGACCTGATCGCCTTCACGCGCATGCATCAGGGCACCTTCTATATCGGTGTGATGAAGCCGGATGGTCAGGGCGAGCGGATGCTGGCGAGCGGTTTCCTGGTCGAAAGCCCGACCTGGGCGCCGAACGGCCGGGTGATGTCTTTCTACCGGACCGAGCGGGCGACGTCGCAAGGTCAGCAGCGCACGCGGCTCTACACAATCGATCTGACCGGGTTCAACGAGCGGGAGGTGATTACACCCCTCGATGCGTCCGACCCGGCCTGGTCGCCCTTGATTCCATGA
- the pal gene encoding peptidoglycan-associated lipoprotein Pal, with protein sequence MKLKYVLIAAAALVLTACESAPEDQASPTTGANAGGSSTVGAPTDQVVAGSREDLVQQVGDRVFFGFDSAELSSDARNTVDRLAAWMQQNPTVSLTVEGHADERGTREYNLALGERRASAVRQYLIALGIAPTRVGTLSYGKERPAVLGSNEASWAQNRRSVFVPG encoded by the coding sequence ATGAAGCTCAAGTACGTTTTGATCGCAGCGGCAGCGCTGGTGCTTACTGCCTGCGAAAGCGCTCCCGAGGACCAGGCCAGCCCGACCACGGGAGCCAACGCTGGCGGCAGTTCAACCGTAGGCGCGCCGACCGATCAGGTCGTCGCCGGATCGCGTGAGGATCTGGTCCAGCAGGTCGGCGACCGGGTCTTCTTCGGATTCGATTCGGCCGAGCTCAGCTCCGATGCCCGGAACACGGTCGATCGCCTGGCGGCCTGGATGCAGCAGAACCCCACCGTGAGCCTCACGGTCGAAGGTCATGCGGATGAGCGCGGCACCCGGGAATACAACCTGGCGCTGGGCGAACGCCGGGCCAGTGCGGTGCGGCAGTACCTGATTGCGCTGGGCATCGCCCCGACGCGTGTCGGTACGCTCAGCTACGGCAAGGAGCGTCCGGCCGTTCTGGGATCGAACGAAGCGTCCTGGGCGCAGAATCGCCGAAGCGTTTTCGTCCCGGGCTGA
- the ybgF gene encoding tol-pal system protein YbgF, with protein MSFLRFVPIRRSCLVVAALLISGPALASELTDEFTDEFALARAEVSGLNAAVAEVVSERRLLATQLAQATGLNAAQAAQFERRLSGLEAELRRITGRLEDANFGVRQLQQRMERFESETKARLLRLEQGQPSAPPQTPSATYTPPDGSGTTVLGSAGATAPDTAAVSTPAGGVAGGQAGDQTGRGQPGPLQPRTLGTISDQDLAAARQGAATQQGAASGGVGTQQALAPTPALPSDDPQAAYNSAFELLRRMDYPAAESAFGQYLTLYPESNLAGNAKYWLGETHYVRGDYETAAVVFAEGYQSYPDSGKAPDNLLKLGMSLSNLGATEDACATFSELQSRYPNAAPTVLQRALRESQRLGCN; from the coding sequence ATGTCCTTCCTTCGTTTCGTCCCGATCCGCCGGTCTTGCCTGGTGGTGGCGGCCCTGCTGATCTCGGGTCCGGCGCTTGCGTCAGAGTTGACCGACGAGTTCACCGACGAGTTCGCCCTGGCGCGAGCCGAGGTATCCGGCTTGAACGCGGCCGTGGCGGAGGTGGTAAGCGAACGCCGTCTCCTGGCGACCCAGCTTGCCCAGGCGACGGGCCTCAACGCTGCTCAGGCCGCGCAGTTCGAACGCCGGCTCTCCGGTTTGGAAGCCGAGTTACGCCGGATCACGGGCCGTCTCGAGGACGCGAACTTCGGCGTTCGCCAGCTCCAGCAGCGGATGGAGCGTTTCGAGTCCGAAACCAAGGCAAGACTGCTGCGCCTCGAACAGGGGCAGCCCTCGGCGCCCCCCCAGACGCCAAGCGCAACCTACACGCCGCCGGACGGCTCCGGCACGACGGTGCTGGGAAGCGCCGGCGCGACGGCGCCCGATACCGCAGCCGTCAGCACACCCGCCGGCGGCGTTGCGGGCGGTCAGGCAGGCGATCAGACCGGACGCGGCCAGCCGGGGCCGTTACAGCCGCGCACGCTGGGAACGATTTCCGATCAGGACCTTGCGGCTGCGCGGCAGGGGGCGGCGACACAACAGGGGGCGGCTTCCGGCGGCGTGGGAACACAGCAGGCGCTGGCACCGACGCCGGCCCTCCCGAGCGACGATCCTCAGGCGGCTTACAACTCGGCCTTCGAGCTATTGCGCCGGATGGACTATCCAGCGGCGGAGTCCGCCTTCGGCCAGTATCTGACGCTCTATCCGGAGAGCAATCTCGCCGGCAATGCCAAGTACTGGCTGGGTGAAACCCACTACGTGCGCGGGGACTACGAAACCGCCGCCGTGGTCTTCGCCGAGGGCTATCAAAGCTACCCCGACAGCGGCAAGGCACCGGACAATCTGCTCAAGCTTGGCATGTCTCTATCCAATCTGGGCGCCACCGAGGATGCCTGCGCGACCTTCTCCGAGCTGCAGAGCCGCTACCCCAATGCCGCACCGACCGTCCTTCAGCGCGCTCTCCGGGAGTCCCAGCGACTCGGCTGCAATTAG
- the tilS gene encoding tRNA lysidine(34) synthetase TilS codes for MPHRPSFSALSGSPSDSAAISAGIRPKTDLPADPDGDPATASARDLVIGAGEAARLFDACGPFEPRPQIAAAVSGGPDSLALAWLLQRWLKAQGGKLLALIVDHRLRAGSAEEAAGVSAHLTRLGIANQVLVWGDEVGVATGSQAAAREARYRLLNEACRTAGILHLMLGHHRDDQVETLLQRADSGSGPDGLAGMPAISELSDLRLLRPLLTQPKVRLLATCRTAALSFVEDPSNQDVRFARSRLRARTADLAEAGLEPVLLADLTATAGRLRAATEGRVAALLAEAVSLHPAGFASLEPALVAAPDPLALRALAQVLACVGGGGWPPRAARTQRALESLRARPHRPITLGGCRLLAWEGGWLAVREPRAQISPLAPGRSLHWDGRFAVELRAGAPPGLTVGPLGEAGWLALRTISPALKAVAFPRPVRISLPALFDGDAPLAVPQLAFARTGWDPDLFSCRFRPYRALTKGRFHVPQSVAVDDLGTSFTVA; via the coding sequence ATGCCGCACCGACCGTCCTTCAGCGCGCTCTCCGGGAGTCCCAGCGACTCGGCTGCAATTAGCGCGGGAATCCGTCCGAAGACGGATCTCCCGGCCGACCCCGACGGGGATCCCGCGACCGCTTCGGCGCGCGATCTTGTGATCGGCGCCGGGGAGGCGGCGCGCCTGTTCGACGCTTGCGGTCCCTTCGAGCCGCGGCCGCAGATCGCCGCGGCGGTTTCCGGTGGACCCGATTCCCTCGCCTTGGCCTGGCTGTTGCAGCGTTGGCTGAAAGCGCAGGGTGGCAAATTGCTCGCCTTGATCGTCGATCATCGTCTGCGCGCCGGATCGGCCGAGGAAGCGGCCGGCGTCTCGGCGCATCTCACGCGTCTGGGGATTGCGAACCAGGTCCTGGTCTGGGGCGACGAGGTCGGCGTCGCGACAGGATCTCAGGCCGCGGCCCGCGAGGCGCGCTATCGGCTCTTGAACGAGGCCTGCAGGACGGCCGGGATCTTGCATTTGATGCTCGGCCACCATCGCGACGATCAGGTGGAAACCCTTCTGCAGCGGGCGGATTCGGGCAGCGGTCCGGACGGATTGGCGGGCATGCCCGCGATCTCCGAGCTAAGCGATCTCAGGCTCCTGCGCCCCTTGCTGACTCAGCCGAAGGTGCGTCTGCTTGCGACCTGCCGCACCGCGGCGCTGTCTTTCGTGGAGGATCCGAGCAACCAGGACGTCCGTTTCGCCCGCAGCCGCCTGCGTGCACGCACGGCGGATCTGGCCGAAGCCGGTCTGGAGCCGGTCCTGCTCGCCGACCTGACGGCGACCGCCGGCCGGTTGCGCGCTGCGACGGAAGGTCGTGTCGCCGCGCTGCTGGCGGAGGCGGTTTCGCTGCATCCGGCCGGTTTCGCCTCGCTCGAGCCCGCTTTGGTCGCGGCGCCGGACCCCTTGGCGCTGCGGGCGCTCGCGCAAGTGCTGGCCTGCGTCGGCGGCGGCGGATGGCCGCCGCGCGCCGCCCGGACCCAGCGCGCTCTGGAAAGCCTTCGGGCGCGGCCGCACCGCCCCATCACCCTCGGCGGTTGCCGCCTGCTGGCTTGGGAGGGGGGGTGGCTGGCGGTCCGCGAACCGCGGGCGCAGATCTCGCCCCTCGCGCCGGGTCGAAGCCTTCATTGGGATGGCCGCTTCGCGGTGGAACTGCGGGCCGGGGCACCGCCGGGCCTGACCGTCGGCCCGCTCGGCGAAGCCGGCTGGCTGGCCCTGCGGACGATCTCGCCGGCGCTCAAGGCCGTTGCTTTTCCCCGGCCCGTGCGGATCTCCTTGCCCGCGCTGTTCGACGGCGACGCGCCTCTGGCCGTGCCGCAGCTGGCTTTCGCGCGGACGGGCTGGGATCCGGACCTCTTCTCCTGCCGATTTCGCCCCTATCGCGCCTTGACCAAGGGGCGCTTCCACGTGCCGCAGTCGGTCGCGGTGGACGATTTGGGGACGAGCTTTACAGTTGCTTAG